In Mytilus trossulus isolate FHL-02 chromosome 14, PNRI_Mtr1.1.1.hap1, whole genome shotgun sequence, a genomic segment contains:
- the LOC134697714 gene encoding UPF0462 protein C4orf33-like: MEFKYITTLFLLLSLLTENAVSKISCRRRHPTKDVMKFKINRTWNSWPIDHDPVIITLDRDRCKNVVMTVDAPFFNDPANPGGTPGQPFPGLWDYEVAEAFFLNDADNYLEVELSPHGQHLVLLLHGVRNSFKQQLPLSYTATINNKRWSGRATIPEIYFPPKVTKFNAYAIHGSGNCRKYESLYPVPTGKYTDPDFHKLNYFQSINFKRVLPINWSHRYASEEWKTYYPIRKYTGK, translated from the exons ATGGAATTTAAGTATATCACAACTTTGTTTTTACTATTGTCACTATTGACAGAAAATGCAGTTAGTAAAATATCATGCAGAAGGCGACACCCGACAAAAGATGTC ATGAAATTCAAAATCAATAGAACCTGGAATAGTTGGCCAATAGACCACGACCCAGTTATAATCACATTAGATCGAGACAGATGCAAAAATGTGGTAATGACTGTTGATGCACCTTTCTTTAATGATCCAGCTAATCCTGGTGGTACCCCTGGTCAACCATTTCCTGGACTATGGGATTATGAAG TTGCAGAGGCGTTTTTTCTTAATGATGCCGATAATTATTTAGAAGTTGAACTGAGTCC ACATGGCCAACACTTAGTTCTTTTGTTGCATGGAGTAAGGAATAGTTTTAaa CAACAACTACCATTATCTTATACAGCTACCATAAACAATAAAAGGTGGTCTGGGAGAGCGACGATACCTGAAATTTATTTCCCTCCAAAAGTAACTAAATTCAATGCTTATGCAATCCATGGGTCAGGGAATTGTAGAAAGTATGAATCACTCTATCCTGTTCCAACAGGAAAATATACAGATCCTGACTT TcacaaattgaattattttcaatCGATCAATTTTAAAAGAGTGCTACCTATTAACTGGAGTCATCGATATGCCTCAGAAGAATGGAAGACATACTACCCAATTCGTAAATACACAGGGAAATAG